The following nucleotide sequence is from SAR324 cluster bacterium.
TATTATTTGTATACTATTTCAAACACTGCTGTTCAAACCCATGAGGTAGATAATTTTAGTGATAAACTAGCAGAAGTGAATTATCCCTGAGCTTGCAGCTCAGCAAGGCTATTTCCAGCACGAGTCATGATGCTAACAGGGTCACCCATCTTGATTTTGGATCCAGACACCAAAATCATATTTTGACCAAACCAGATTTCTTGTTTCCAACGTCGGTATGTCTCCAAGGTATGCAAGGGTTCTGAGCCCTGTCGAACTCCAATGAAGGGATGAATTGTTGGGATCTGGCAACGCGAGCACCATTCCCTGCAGCGAAACTCCGCATCACCAATCTTGATCAAATCCCACTGATCCTCATCACAAGGCGGAAAGTCGCCCTCAACGACAATATTTGGCCTAAAACACAAGCTCAGCAGGTTCTCATTGAGAATTCGATTGTTGAGATCGATCAAAGATGGCGATGTAATTAAATGAAATGGGTGTGTATCGGCAAAGGAGAGCCCTGAGTGTGAACTTTCGCGAACTTCGCGCTGACTTGATTCAGGCATGTAAACCAAGGTGACGGGTATCCGCAAAAGTTCTGAGATCCACTGATTAATTTCTGCATCTGCTGGAACAGCGTGACAGACGTCTTGCCAGATTTTCACGGTTATTCTTTCTTTTGTAGTCGGAACTCTCACTTTTATTCGGCGCATGGAGGGAGTGAAGAGTTGAAGACCCTCTTCGTCGAACTCTACAAAAAGTTGGCTGAGTTGCGGAAATTTTCTTTGTGTGAGAAACTGATTTTTCTCACCAACTAGCATCCACCTTCTGTCGTAAGCCGGTCCGAGTTCTGTCAATTCCATTTCCTGAACTCGAATCCCCTGGGTCGACTTGATGGGATAGATGAACAACTCCTGAACCCTTAGTGACCCCATGCGTTATTTGCTCCTGAATAGATATTCTTTTTTTCTAAAGCTGACCATCATTCTGTTACTACATACTTCTCAGGGCTGGGCAGCTCCAAGTCCCCTTTCTGAAGAGGTCCAAGCCATGCTGGAATCAGAGAGAATAGACGCCCCCAAAGTCGAATTAGCTGCTGCAGACTTTGAAGGAATTCTTTTAAACGGGCAGACTTTTCGGTTGAGTGACCAAAAAGGTAAAGTGGTTTTTCTGAATTTCTGGGCTACTTGGTGTTCTCCCTGTCTCAAGGAAATGCCTGACATGCAAGAACTCCAAAAAGAACTAGGCTCAAAGATTCTTGTACTTGCAGTTGGTATGGGTGAAGCAGCCGAACGGATCGAAAAGTTTCAAAAAAAACATCAGTTTGAATTCCAAATCCTTCCCGATCCTGAAATGACAGTGACCCAACTCTATGGAGTTCGCAATATTCCTATTACTTATTTGGTCAACACTTCTGGAATTGTTGTGGGACGTGCCCTTGGCCCTAGAGAATGGACAAGGCCAATACTATTGGAGTTTTTTGAAAATCTCGCTTCCGAAAAACCTAATCCATAGTCTTATTCCCTTAGGCTTAAGACTTCAATGACTTTCGTCAAGCCCAATTGTTCATCAGTACTCTATACAGCCTTGATCTTCTATCTTTTCAGCAGCACGGAAAAATAATCATATGAGTGATCTGAAACCGTTGCTTGATAAGAATTTCCTGGAGTACGCTTCCTACGTGATTAAGGAGCGGGCAATCCCGGATGTAGAGGATGGACTAAAGCCTGTTCAACGTCGTATTCTGCACACGATGTACCGGATGGACGACGGCAAATTCAACAAGGTTGCGAATGTTGTAGGTGAAACAATGAAGCTTCACCCTCATGGTGATGCCTCGATTGGGCAAGCCTTAGTTGTCCTTGCCAACAAGGAATATTTCATTGAGAAACAAGGAAACTTCGGGAATATCTTCACAGGTGATCCCCCTTCTGCTGCTCGCTACATCGAGGCAAGACTGACTCCTCTAGCCAAGGAGGTCCTCTTCAATCCAGATTTGACGGAGACTGAGGAAAGCTATGACGGTCGAAACCGAGAACCCTTGGCGCTTCCATGTAAAATCCCAGCTACTCTTTTGTTGGGTGCAGAAGGTATTGCTGTTGGCATGTCGACAAGGATACTGCCCCATAATTTTCATGAAGTATTAGAAGCCCAGGTTGCCTTTTTGGAAGGAAGGCCTTTTGAGTTGTTTCCTGATTTCCTGACTGGCGGTCTGTTAGATATAAGTCAGTATCGCGAGGGAAATGGGAAAGTACGCTCGAGGGCTCTTATTGAGCAGGTTGATGAAAAGACATTGGTTATCAAGGAATTACCTTACGGAGTTACCACAGAATCTTTGATCCAATCGGTTCAGGATGCGGTC
It contains:
- a CDS encoding MOSC domain-containing protein, whose amino-acid sequence is MGSLRVQELFIYPIKSTQGIRVQEMELTELGPAYDRRWMLVGEKNQFLTQRKFPQLSQLFVEFDEEGLQLFTPSMRRIKVRVPTTKERITVKIWQDVCHAVPADAEINQWISELLRIPVTLVYMPESSQREVRESSHSGLSFADTHPFHLITSPSLIDLNNRILNENLLSLCFRPNIVVEGDFPPCDEDQWDLIKIGDAEFRCREWCSRCQIPTIHPFIGVRQGSEPLHTLETYRRWKQEIWFGQNMILVSGSKIKMGDPVSIMTRAGNSLAELQAQG
- a CDS encoding TlpA disulfide reductase family protein; amino-acid sequence: MRYLLLNRYSFFLKLTIILLLHTSQGWAAPSPLSEEVQAMLESERIDAPKVELAAADFEGILLNGQTFRLSDQKGKVVFLNFWATWCSPCLKEMPDMQELQKELGSKILVLAVGMGEAAERIEKFQKKHQFEFQILPDPEMTVTQLYGVRNIPITYLVNTSGIVVGRALGPREWTRPILLEFFENLASEKPNP